One window from the genome of Drosophila albomicans strain 15112-1751.03 chromosome 2L, ASM965048v2, whole genome shotgun sequence encodes:
- the LOC117563769 gene encoding uncharacterized protein LOC117563769: protein MFKKSVLSLLLVVTCLALAAATQDAAARKAAPVQVQPRLLWLKRGESQQQSPIVIVQQPQDNNSNRHHYQQPPPPPYWSDYYSYPPQRPQRPQGLSDYPTIVIVNPNNAQNFTFDLPTTTAASTRRRSNIFNRRSSNPIVDLLQDSIDDDSEVISAADNVDNDGVITIPQQIPQPQKYAAEERNEELGDDELALLERQAERGLSPKNLISFLMQDKQRRRVQEAIAGIYLRNYNLNRK from the exons ATGTTCAAGAAATCAGTTCTAAGCCTGCTGCTTGTTGTCACCTGCCTTGCCTTAGCAGCTGCCACTCAAGATGCTGCAGCCCGCAAAGCTG CTCCTGTCCAAGTGCAGCCTCGTTTGCTTTGGCTTAAGCGTGGTGAATCCCAGCAACAATCGCCAATTGTGATTGTCCAACAACCTCAGGATAACAACTCCAATAGACATCACTATCAGCAACCTCCTCCACCACCTTACTGGTCCGACTACTACTCCTATCCTCCACAAAGGCCTCAGCGTCCTCAAGGCTTGTCTGACTATCCAACCATTGTCATCGTCAACCCGAATAATGCTCAGAACTTCACTTTCGACCTTCCTACAACAACCGCTGCTTCGACCAGAAGGCGCAGCAACATCTTCAATCGCCGCAGCTCCAATCCTATTGTTGATCTGCTGCAGGACTCCATTGATGACGACTCCGAGGTGATCAGCGCTGCCGACAATGTGGACAACGATGGTGTGATCACCATTCCCCAGCAGATTCCTCAGCCTCAGAAATATGCCGCCGAGGAGCGCAACGAAGAGCTGGGCGACGATGAATTGGCACTTTTGGAACGTCAGGCTGAACGTGGTCTTAGTCCCAAGAACCTCATCTCGTTCCTCATGCAGGACAAGCAACGCAGGCGCGTTCAGGAGGCCATCGCCGGCATCTACTTGAGGAACTACAATCTGAATCGAAAGTGA